In Dromaius novaehollandiae isolate bDroNov1 unplaced genomic scaffold, bDroNov1.hap1 HAP1_SCAFFOLD_37, whole genome shotgun sequence, the following proteins share a genomic window:
- the LOC135326227 gene encoding olfactory receptor 14C36-like has protein sequence MSNSSSFNEFLLLAFTDTRKLQLLHFAFFLGIYLAALLGNGLIITAVACDHHLHTPMYFFLLNLSILDLGTISTTVPKSMANSLWDTRAISYSGCAAQVFLFVFLLAGEFSLLTVMAYDRYVAICRPLHYGTLMGSRACVKMAAAAWGSSFLNALLHTGNTFSIPLCQGNTVDQFFCEIPQILKLSCSDSYLREAGLLVATLSVVFGCFIFIVVSYVQIFTAVLRIPSEQGRHKAFSMCLPHLAVVSLFISTSFFAYLKPPSISSPALDLVVSVLYSVVPPTLNPLIYSMRNKELKDALRTVISWTFFSSGDIAIALQK, from the coding sequence atgtccaacagtagctccttcaacgagttcctcctcctggcgttcACAGACACGCggaagctgcagcttttgcacttcgcgttcttcctgggcatctacctggctgccctcctgggcaacggcctcatcatcacagctgtagcctgcgaccaccacctccacacccccatgtacttcttcctcctcaacctctccatcctcgaccttggcaccatctccaccactgtccccaaatccatggccaattccctgtgggacaccagggccatttcctactcgggatgtgctgctcaagtcttcctgtttgtcttcttgttagcaggagagttttctctcctcacagtcatggcctatgaccgctacgttgccatctgcagacctctgcactatgggaccctcatgggcagcagagcttgtgtcaaaatggcagcagctgcctggggcagcagttttctcaatgctctcctgcacactgggaacacattttcaataccactctgccaaggcaacacagtggaccagttcttctgtgaaatcccccagatcctcaagctctcctgctcagactcctacctcagggaagcggGACTGCTTGTGGCTACTCTTTCTGttgtctttgggtgtttcattttcattgtggtgtcctatgtgcagatcttcactgctgtgctgaggatcccctctgagcagggccggcacaaagccttttccatgtgcctcccgcacctggccgtggtctccctgtttatcagtacctcattttttgcctacctgaagcccccctccatctcctccccagctctggatctggtggtgtctgttctgtactcagtggtgcctccaactctgaaccccctcatctacagcatgaggaacaaggagctcaaggatgccctgaggacagtgatttcatggacatttttcagtagtggtgacattgccattgctctccagaAATGA